The genomic segment TGGCGGGTATGACCGTCAAAAAAGGTGATGTATTGGCGGTATTGGAACACCCCGATTACATCCGCCTGCAACAGAACTATTTGGAAGCCCGCAACCAACTGACCTACGCCGAAAAAGAGTTGCGCCGTCAGGAAGAGCTGTTAGCCGCCAACGCCACCGCCGCACAAAAGCAGGAAGCGGCGGAAAATGCCTATAACGCTGCCCGCATACAGGTACGCAGCTTGGGCAGCCAATTGGAAATGCTGGGCGTGGATATGGCAGCACTCAATCGCGGCGATATTCAGCCACAGGTGGTCATCAGAGCACCCATCAGCGGCAATGTTACCGAAGTGGGCATCAATACGGGCAAGTTCGTAGCCGCCAACGAAATGCTTTGCAAAATCATCAGTCAAGAACATTTACACATTGTGCTGAAAGTTTTTGAGCGCGATGTGCTGAAAGTTCGCGTAGGGCAGCCCGTAACAGTGCGCATTATGGGCGCTGAAAAAGAATACAAAGCAAAAATTATTTTGGTCAATCGCGCATTTGACAACGCGACCAAGAGTGTGGAAGTACAGGCACACTTTGACCGCGACGATGTTACACTCAAACCCGGCATGTTCGTAGAAGCACAAATCCATACCAACGACATGCCGCACGAGTCGTTGCCCGACGATGCGCTTGTCAAAGAAGACGACCGTTGGTATGCCTTCGCCTTGAAGGAACAAGTGTCGGACAATCTCACTTTTGAAAAAATTCCGGTAGAAAAAATAGCTTCCGAAAGCGGCTTTTCGGCAATCGTCGTTCCGCCGCAGTGGAAAGGCAAGCCTTTTGTGCAGTCGGGTGTATATTACCTCACCTCTACTATGGACAAAGAGAGTGAGTGATTTTGTCGTATTTTAGCGGGATAAATGTAGGGACACGGCGTGCCTTGTCCCTACATACGTTAGGTCAGAAAATAAAAAACGCAAACCAACGTGTGGACGATATTTAAAAAGGAACTGAACAGTTTTTTCGGCTCATTGGTCGGTTATTTGGTCATCAGCATTTTTCTGGCGGGTGTGTGGCTGTTTGTCTGGCTTTTTCCCGATACAAGCATTTTGAGCTACGGATATGCAAGTATGGACGGCTTTTTTAACACTGTGCCGTTCGTATTCCTGTTTTTAGTTCCTGCCATTTGCATGAGGGCTTTCGCCGAGGAAAAGCGCAACGGCACACTGGAATGGCTGCTCACCAAACCATTGAGCGATTTGGAAATTGTGCTGGCAAAATACTTCGCCGCATGGGCTTTGACAGGCATTGCCTTGCTGCCAACGCTGGTTTACTACTATTCGGTTTATGAGTTGGGTTCGCCCAAAGGCAATATTGATACCGCAGCCGTTGTTGGGTCGTATGTCGGGCTTTTCCTGCTGGGCGGTGTTTTTGCCGCCATTGGTGTGTTTGCCTCTTCACTTACCGATAGCCAGATTGTAGCCTTCATTTTGGCTGTATTTTTCTGCTTTGTGGCGTATTTCGGGCTAGGTGCGGTGGCTTCGCTGGATTTGTGGTCAGACAGTGCCGTTATTTTGGCGCAACTCGGGCTGGACTACCATTACAGCGCGCTCGGTCGCGGACTGATTGATTCGCGCAATGTGCTGTACCTGTTGAGTGCTGCGCTTATCTTCAATTATTTAACATGGCTGGTTTTGCGCAGCCGCAAATGGTAACGGCGATATATGCACGCGGATTTTGGCAGACGGCACGGATAAACGCCGATTAAGCTATTTTATCCAATAAAAATCCGCGTAAACCCGCGTTATCTGCCTGAAATCAGCGTTCTTCTAAAAAAGATACACAATGGCTGCCAAACTCAAAACCTCCTATTTCTGCCAGAATTGCGGCTATCAGTCGGCCAAATGGATGGGTAAATGCCCCTCTTGCCAACAATGGAACAGCTTTGCCGAAGAAATTATTGCCAAAGAAGACAAAGCCAAACCTACATGGCGCAGCGAAGGCAAGCAGTCCGTAGCCCCGAAGCCTAAGCCCATTGCAGAGATAGACTACACCGAGCAACCGCGCCACATCACGCCCGACAAAGAACTGAACCGCGTACTCGGCGGCGGCATCGTGCCGGGCAGCATCGTACTCATTGGCGGCGAGCCGGGCATTGGCAAGTCCACACTCTTGCTGCAAATCGCCCTGAATATGCCCCTGAAAGTGCTGTATATTTCGGGCGAAGAAAGCGAACAGCAAATCAAGATGCGGGCAGAGCGCATTGAACTGCCCGAAAATAAATCCATCACACCTGCGACGCAAAGCGAGTGCTTCATTCTGACCGAAACCAACACGCAGCATATTTTTAAACACATAGAGCAGTTAGAACCCGAACTGCTCATTGTGGACTCCATTCAAACAATGGCAACTTCGCACATTGAGTCGGCGGCAGGCAGCGTGTCGCAAGTCCGCGAATGTACCGCAGAGCTGTTGCGCTATGCTAAAGAAAGCGGCACACCTGTTTTTCTGATTGGGCACATCACCAAAGAAGGCACACTGGCAGGCCCCAAAGTGCTGGAACACATGGTGGATACCGTGCTGCAATTTGAGGGCGACCGCCACCTGACTTACCGCATTTTGCGCACCATTAAAAACCGCTTTGGTTCTACTTCGGAACTCGGCATCTATGAGATGCGCACCGGCGGCCTGCGCGAAGTCGGCAATCCTTCGGAAATCTTACTCTCGC from the Rhodoflexus caldus genome contains:
- a CDS encoding efflux RND transporter periplasmic adaptor subunit → MRKILYVLLLPAVWACSDKQQTDTAETSTPQKTPATSVTLSRQQAEQAGIRWDTLQRRNIGIAVAANGTLEVPPSENISITAVMGGIVKKTDLLAGMTVKKGDVLAVLEHPDYIRLQQNYLEARNQLTYAEKELRRQEELLAANATAAQKQEAAENAYNAARIQVRSLGSQLEMLGVDMAALNRGDIQPQVVIRAPISGNVTEVGINTGKFVAANEMLCKIISQEHLHIVLKVFERDVLKVRVGQPVTVRIMGAEKEYKAKIILVNRAFDNATKSVEVQAHFDRDDVTLKPGMFVEAQIHTNDMPHESLPDDALVKEDDRWYAFALKEQVSDNLTFEKIPVEKIASESGFSAIVVPPQWKGKPFVQSGVYYLTSTMDKESE
- the gldF gene encoding gliding motility-associated ABC transporter permease subunit GldF, with the translated sequence MWTIFKKELNSFFGSLVGYLVISIFLAGVWLFVWLFPDTSILSYGYASMDGFFNTVPFVFLFLVPAICMRAFAEEKRNGTLEWLLTKPLSDLEIVLAKYFAAWALTGIALLPTLVYYYSVYELGSPKGNIDTAAVVGSYVGLFLLGGVFAAIGVFASSLTDSQIVAFILAVFFCFVAYFGLGAVASLDLWSDSAVILAQLGLDYHYSALGRGLIDSRNVLYLLSAALIFNYLTWLVLRSRKW
- the radA gene encoding DNA repair protein RadA; translation: MAAKLKTSYFCQNCGYQSAKWMGKCPSCQQWNSFAEEIIAKEDKAKPTWRSEGKQSVAPKPKPIAEIDYTEQPRHITPDKELNRVLGGGIVPGSIVLIGGEPGIGKSTLLLQIALNMPLKVLYISGEESEQQIKMRAERIELPENKSITPATQSECFILTETNTQHIFKHIEQLEPELLIVDSIQTMATSHIESAAGSVSQVRECTAELLRYAKESGTPVFLIGHITKEGTLAGPKVLEHMVDTVLQFEGDRHLTYRILRTIKNRFGSTSELGIYEMRTGGLREVGNPSEILLSQRDDHLSGISIGTTLEGNRPLLIEVQSLVSAATYGTPQRSSTGFDAKRLNMLLAVLEKRGGYRLGTQDVFLNIAGGFRVEDPAIDLAVCLSIVSSYEDIAIPPHTCFAGEVGLGGEIRAVSRIENRIAEAEKLGFRQIFISRYNTKGLEMSRFNMKIHPVAHVGEVIQKLIV